One Marmota flaviventris isolate mMarFla1 chromosome 16, mMarFla1.hap1, whole genome shotgun sequence DNA segment encodes these proteins:
- the Spata31c2 gene encoding putative spermatogenesis-associated protein 31C2: MEKFLFPLNSVSDTWLNPSFTTSTMDMILAFVCGLGLFLLLLPCLQGNPSFPPPRKKGKLTKNEAVVGRGGVGTTGALLSEILPVIVTAGRKGKRLKTCFHFYKGDDPDEMCKPGSAGAHQSCTLPEEDALATAFLPLASLTPLSKRPLLLASAPSADLMTSSDTVESHSSLSASQSPESVIPLEGRSPQPRGLSSPPSRPPDPMAHPPSLPMPSPGPLPTPGQSPSLVRLPSHVPLPSPVPQPPPVPAVSGHVLSTCPISSLSWWQMAARVCGFSHSPHSESKRDHAPHPPEDSLWANGPLSQVEAEGKSFINPGVQKLLEILISKRAEMKICNLKTKGELDNSLNNLGMTIKSLGREQDTTIPQPFWNTKGKPEKLSVPQQLFYTEILSDHLQQKWSQFFWGFPILHSESLVATVSMSEPSADFSSIAFNEVPNYIPGQVQAAPGPLFASQLLHPLVQLQPGTPTLSWSQSPPLAQIHHQDHLPSSLPSLPCHLPLNTACGFPCPTSQEGTQLLSPSLQHLKYEHLRKQLEIGEALPHLFQKSQNIFSHLTSENRASCDHKPINKPPGDFPSLDLQEKLDQHLQKRFMLHQYGLPPNMDPFLNLTESWDNIPKAGQAKDSCESSWNSVIPDNRSPAVQRAGSERPGIIQEGTIPVGVRHSRLGTYHVSVLPGSSNTQKETWGGPTLKGGEAFRNTSQVLSLLDASIRQELEAHVTSLRVRHRWGLPLRVPKHINILKVRNSEASPPPQPALPSSASYDSRANPIAHDAKVRGKPTQKGPGLKEVAQTPVPTQRSPLSGPSFESLSRIPSGDNGGLPDAPSTAHESSLPSQPHTYILVGRTWHNGTVLGSARDSLEPSPSLEMGRQESLGTGSMSSQGSCHSMSSLQVGPQLLKTEEVRELEDDEEESSQWGITKETRKTSNFPNVHINSLGSLESQGTSEGPPPSISSISQGQEYSCLKAQTEPKNQPQELATGVILQDFATDKFHQDCAPEVLLAADILASQERQSNTLSMSSRSASTSQCGLSEDSIQDLQGPKIPELQDPGKSRRNTFRPTAKRADSVRPRSGTQGERLSEGRPSCAAEMGPSVPVKEVGDTVGDKSSQAPSKRNFGDRIKNFLQNIFPSKAKEQANSLLQIMIPSTTTQSQGSVTSQVLIDNAVSEAQALMITFGWIIEQKMMFHDEHSASKKNTLKEEQQASMGRQSHYSSCSSSLEQRRGMGAMAHGHQASLRVSHPLNRWIRNPDNNPALLLKKSAPLPSPCQQRSRVAEELQIPSADLKAESIDEDCR; this comes from the exons GTTATAGTGACTGCtggaagaaaggggaagagacTGAAGACCTGCTTTCACTTCTACAAAG GAGATGACCCAGATGAGATGTGCAAACCAGGGTCAGCTGGAGCCCACCAGTCATGCACACTGCCCGAGGAGGACGCCTTGGCCACTGCCTTCCTCCCTTTGGCTTCCCTGACTCCTTTGAGCAAGCGTCCTCTGCTCCTGGCCTCTGCTCCCTCAGCAGACCTAATGACTTCCTCAGATACTGTTGAGTCTCACTCATCCCTGAGTGcctctcagtctccagagtctgTGATTCCTCTAGAAGGACGTTCACCTCAGCCACGTGGACTTTCCTCTCCCCCATCTCGTCCTCCTGATCCCATGGCCCACCCTCCATCTCTGCCAATGCCATCTCCTGGTCCATTGCCAACTCCTGGCCAATCGCCTTCTCTTGTACGACTGCCATCTCATGTGCCATTGCCATCACCTGTCCCACAGCCACCTCCTGTCCCAGCAGTCTCAGGCCATGTTCTCTCCACCTGTCCCATCTCATCCCTCTCCTGGTGGCAGATGGCTGCCAGAGTCTGTGGCTTCTCCCACTCCCCTCACAGTGAATCCAAGAGAGATCATGCTCCCCACCCACCAGAGGACTCACTCTGGGCAAACGGCCCACTCTCGCAGGTAGAGGCTGAGGGGAAATCTTTCATTAACCCTGGTGTCCAGAAACTGCTGGAGATACTGATCAGCAAGAGagcagaaatgaaaatttgtaatCTGAAGACAAAGGGTGAATTAGACAACTCCCTGAATAATCTAGGAATGACCATAAAGTCACTGGGCAGGGAACAGGACACCACCATCCCACAACCCTTCTGGAACACAAAAGGCAAGCCAGAGAAGCTTTCTGTTCCTCAGCAGCTCTTTTACACTGAGATTCTGAGCGACCATTTACAGCAGAAATGGAGCCAGTTCTTTTGGGGCTTCCCCATTCTGCACAGCGAGTCCCTGGTGGCTACTGTCAGCATGTCTGAGCCCTCAGCAGACTTTTCCTCCATTGCATTCAATGAAGTACCTAATTACATTCCAGGGCAGGTACAGGCGGCACCTGGGCCACTCTTTGCCTCCCAGTTGCTCCACCCACTTGTCCAACTCCAGCCTGGGACTCCAACCTTGTCCTGGTCCCAGTCCCCACCGCTGGCTCAGATCCACCATCAGGACCATCTCCCATCATCTCTCCCAAGCCTGCCATGCCATCTTCCTCTGAATACTGCCTGTGGATTTCCATGCCCCACAAGCCAAGAGGGGACCCAGTTACTTTCCCCTTCCCTTCAACACCTTAAATATGAACACTTGAGGAAACAACTAGAAATTGGAGAAGCTTTACCTCATTTGTTCCAAAAGTCTCAGAACATCTTTAGCCATCTCACTTCAGAGAACAGGGCCTCCTGTGACCACAAGCCCATCAACAAGCCCCCAGGGGATTTCCCGAGCCTTGATCTTCAAGAGAAACTGGATCAACACCTTCAGAAGAGGTTCATGCTACATCAGTATGGACTACCACCCAATATGGACCCATTTCTGAATCTGACGGAGTCCTGGGATAACATCCCAAAGGCAGGTCAGGCAAAGGACAGTTGTGAGTCTTCATGGAACTCAGTGATTCCAGACAACAGGAGCCCTGCTGTACAGAGGGCTGGTTCTGAGAGGCCAGGGATAATACAGGAGGGCACGATTCCCGTGGGTGTTCGGCATTCCAGGCTTGGCACATACCATGTCTCTGTCCTACCTGGAAGTTCAAACACCCAGAAGGAAACTTGGGGTGGACCAACCTTAAAAGGTGGGGAAGCCTTCAGGAACACCTCCCAGGTGCTCTCCCTCCTTGATGCTAGCATTCGGCAGGAACTGGAGGCACATGTTACAAGTCTAAGAGTGAGGCACAGGTGGGGCCTACCCCTCAGGGTCCCCAAGCATATTAATATCTTGAAGGTGAGGAACTCTGAGGCTTCACCACCTCCACAGCCTGCCCTTCCCTCTTCAGCCTCCTATGACTCCAGGGCTAACCCCATTGCCCATGATGCCAAGGTCCGGGGAAAACCCACTCAGAAAGGTCCAGGACTGAAGGAGGTAGCACAAACTCCAGTTCCCACCCAGAGGAGTCCTCTCTCTGGCCCCTCTTTTGAGTCCCTGAGCAGAATTCCATCTGGTGACAACGGTGGGCTCCCAGATGCTCCTTCAACTGCACATGAAAGCAGCCTGCCCTCTCAGCCCCACACTTACATTCTCGTGGGCAGAACCTGGCACAATGGTACTGTCCTGGGATCTGCAAGAGACAGTCTGGAACCAAGTCCAAGCCTAGAAATGGGCAGACAGGAATCCCTGGGGACTGGAAGTATGAGCTCACAAGGCTCATGCCACAGCATGTCATCACTTCAGGTAGGACCCCAACTTTTAAAGACTGAAGAAGTCAGAGAGCTGGAGGATGATGAGGAGGAGTCTTCTCAATGGGGAATCACCAAGGAAACCAGGAAGACTTCAAACTTCCCTAATGTTCATATTAATTCCCTAGGGAGTTTAGAATCTCAGGGGACCAGTGAAGGACCCCCCCCTTCTATAAGTTCTATTTCCCAGGGCCAAGAATACTCATGCCTGAAAGCACAGACTGAGCCAAAGAACCAGCCTCAAGAACTGGCTACAGGTGTCATCCTGCAAGACTTTGCCACTGACAAGTTTCATCAGGACTGTGCCCCTGAGGTGCTCCTGGCTGCAGACATCCTAGCTTCCCAGGAGAGACAGTCCAACACTCTAAGCATGTCCAGTAGGAGTGCATCAACTTCTCAGTGTGGACTCAGTGAAGACAGCATCCAGGACCTGCAGGGACCCAAGATCCCTGAGCTCCAGGATccagggaagagcaggagaaatACGTTTAGGCCAACTGCCAAGAGGGCGGACAGCGTGAGGCCCAGGTCAGGAACACAGGGAGAAAGGCTTTCAGAAGGGAGGCCCTCCTGTGCTGCGGAAATGGGCCCCTCTGTCCCAGTTAAGGAGGTAGGGGACACTGTGGGGGACAAGTCCTCCCAGGCTCCTTCAAAGAGAAACTTTGGAGACAGAATAAAGAACTTTCTGCAAAATATCTTCCCCAGTAAAGCCAAAGAGCAGGCAAACTCTCTACTCCAAATCATGATCCCATCAACGACTACCCAAAGCCAAGGGTCAGTCACAAGCCAAGTGCTTATAGACAATGCAGTGTCAGAAGCCCAGGCACTCATGATTACTTTTGGATGGATCATAGAACAGAAAATGATGTTTCATGATGAACATTCGGCCTCAAAGAAAAACACACTTAAAGAGGAACAGCAGGCCTCTATGGGTAGACAATCCCATTATTCTAGCTGTTCCTCCTCCCTGGAACAAAGAAGAGGGATGGGAGCTATGGCTCATGGTCACCAGGCCAGCCTCAGGGTCAGCCATCCTCTGAACAGGTGGATCAGAAACCCGGACAACAATCCGGCCTTGCTGCTTAAGAAGTCTGCACCTCTGCCCAGCCCCTGCCAGCAGAGGTCCAGGGTGGCAG